CAAAGCTGAACGGTATGCGGCAACTTTATGGCGTTGCTTTCAATTCGTTCGATCGTCCGATCCATACACCTATCAAGAATATGCGTTTGGCCGAGGAGACCTGCGCAAAGTGCCATCGACCTGAAATGTATTACGGCGATCAGCTCAAGGTCTTCAACCATTATGGGTTCGATGAGAAAAATTCGCTCCGACAGATCAGAATGATGATAAAGGTCGGCGGCGGTACAGCCGAACGCGGTCCAACCGGCGGCATCCATTGGCACATGAATCTCGACAACGAGATCACATATATCGCGACCGACGATAAGCGCCAGAATATTCCATGGGTGAGGATGAAGACCGCTAATGGCGAGGTGGTTGAATACCTCGCCGAAAACGCCAACTTCACTTCGCAGCAGATCGAACAGGCAACGAAAAAGCGAATGGACTGCATCGATTGTCATAATCGTCCGACGCATATCTACCTGTCGCCGAACAAAGCGGTCGATCAGGCACTTGCAGCCGCACGGATCGATCAATCACTGCCGTTCATCAAGGCCAAAGCGGTCGAGGTTCTCTCGAAAGCGTACAACACAAACGATGAAGCCGTTGCAGCTATAAATGCCGATCTGGCGGAATATTACCGAACGTCGCATCCGGACGTTTATGCGTCACGGAGAGGCGTTGTGGACGGTGCCATCGCAGAGATTGCACGGATCTATCAGACCTACTTTTTCCCGGAAATGAAGACCAACTGGTCAAGCCATATCGACAATATCGGGCATTTTAACGCGCAAGGGTGTTTTCGATGTCACGATGGGCAGCACAAGAGCAAGGAAGGGAAGGTCATTCGAAATGATTGTGCTATTTGCCATACGACGCTCGATCAGACGTTTGCCGGCCAGACCTTCACCCCGCCTAACGGTATGTTCAAACATCCGGTCGATCTCGGCGACCGCAACACATGGCAGTGTGCGGCGTGTCACACAGGCGACAGCTCATTCAAACATCCGCTGAATCTTGGTGATATATCGAGGTTCCAATGTGCGGAGTGCCACAAGGGCGAGAGCTTTAAGGTTGCTCGTTAGCTGGACCAAGAAAAGAAAAACCGCGGCGATCAGTCTGGACTGATTCGCCGCGGAACTGTTTTCCCACCTGAAAAAACTCTAATTGCTATCTGTCGGCTCCACGTCCGAGATAGATCCTCAATGACATATAGGGCAAGTGGGCGTTGTAGTCCTGGGTGTTTTGGAACTTTTCGGTATAACCGAAATACTGATATCCAATATTCCAGTCGATGTATCGCGAAAGCATTACCGACATTCGGAATTCCGGCATCTTGAATGTCATCGGATACGAAGTGATTATGTTCTGAGGGAGCGTCGAGACAAGATCTTTCTGTCCTTGGTCGTTGCTGAACCGATAGCTTCCAAAAAGTGTGATCCTTTTTATCGGCCGAGCTGTTACATCGACGAATGCGTAGTGGTCACGCATATAAAACTCGCTTATCCCTTGTAGACGCTGACCGCTAACCGGGACAATGATCGCCGACTCGCTCTTGATATACGTGTATGTGTATCCACCGCTGAGGCTAAACTCAGGGATCGGATCCCAATCGAGGCTGCCAGAGTAGGTTCTGTTCCTGACATCTGCACCAAAATCCCTTGGCGGAACTTCGATGGACTGCGCCGGATTGGTGTTGTTCTTCACGATCGCAGAAAGATTTGCAGCGACCTTGTTGAAACTCCACCTACTCCGAACTCGGAAGTTCGTGAACCGATAGTTCGCCAGCCGCGTGAATACGTTGTCGGCACGACCGCGTTCGACATCAGCGAAAATAGCCCAGTTCTTCATCGGTTTGATCTTCGTCCCGGCAAGGAATGTGTGGGTCGAATTCGAAAACTCGTCCACCTCAGTTGTCGGGGTAGCAGAGGCGAAATTGCGGTCGAACAATTCGAGGACGGACTGACGATGCGTATACCGGTAACCGATGTTGAAACCGAACATGCTATTGGCTTGATAGTCGGCCTCTACGGTATTGACATATCGTTTGTAACTCGTAAGACGATGTGAAAGCGTATTCGTGAACGTCGTCGGCCGCGGAGCTCCTGCCGATGTCCTTGAGTAGACTGCCTCAGCAAAAAGATTGCCGCCTGTGATGTTGAACTGATCAAATGTAAACGTGTTCGAGATCCGGAACTTGTCCGTTACCATGTAGGTCAACCCGAGATCGGCACGTGTCTGCGGTCGTTTTGAATCTCCACGGATCTCAAAACGGTCGAGGTCAATTTGGTTATTCGAGTTGTCGCGGCCCGTAAGAGCTTCGAAAAGCGTGAAATTGGTGCGCGAATCTGAATATGAGATGCGCGCTGTCATGTCGAGCTTCTTAGCGAAGGTTCTTTGAGCAGTAAAGATACCGAAATGGGTTTCGCCGAGAACCGGATTTTGCCGATCGAATGTAAATAGCCGCGGGTTGTTTGTTGGGTTGTTTCCTAGATTCAAACCAAATTGAGTGAACCGCGTATGGTCGTCAAAGTTCCGATAACCGTATGTACCCGTGAGATTGAACCCAAGCAGCTTGCCGTCTATACCAGCCCTCAGATCGTGAGCCTCGGTACTGACAAATGAAACAACGGGGAATTCGTCGCTATACGCCCGAGTCGTGTAACCACCAGTACCGCGGACGGTGTTCAGCGAATATCCGAACCGCATCCGAAAATCAGGGCTTTCCGGAAATACGATCAGATCGATATCACCGAGTGTCCGGCGAGAATCCGCATCGTGCTGGCTTAGTGCATGATTGTTGAGGTTGTTGTAAAAGCTCACTCGGCGAACATTTGTATCGAGCCTATATTTGCCGGTGCGTTCCATATTGATACGCAGGAAGCCCGACGGGTCGGCTCCCCAACCCGACGAGATAATGAGGGCTGAGTCGAAAACCTTGTAACCTTTACCTTTGTCTTCGACGACAATGCTCGAATCGAATACTCGAAATCCGTTTCGGTAATTCAAATCGCTGCGAAACTTTTCCCTATTACCATCAACGCTTACGTTCCGGGCACCGATCTCTGTGCTCACAGAGATCTCAAATCTCTCATCCGTCGCCGGCGTTTCGGAGGTCGGTGAGTTCTGTCCGATACCGGAAGTGGTCATCAAAGCGGCGGCAACAAGAACAAACGTCGATCTTATCCAAATCCCTCGTGTTGCGAATAGACTAATTGTGTTGATCATGATCGTTGTCTTTTGCCTCCTAGCGGAAGAAATCTTTGTTAGTATTTGATCCGTGTATTGCAACGTGGCAGATAGTGCAGTTCTGATATCTGACTACTGCCTGGTTGTGGAACGATGGTGTGTCCGGTGCCAACTGCTCAGTAATGCTGCTGTGGCATTCGAGACAAAGCTGGCGAACAGAATTGCGTTTGAGCATCTTCGGATTGCTGGCGCCATGTGGTGTATGACATGCCGAGCAACCCTCGAGGGTTAACGGGGCATGTTCGAATACGAACGGCCCTTGCTTGTTCGTGTGACACCGAACACATGCATTGTCCGCACCAAACGTTGCGCGGGTCTGTTTACTTTCGAAGCCACCATGCGGGTTATGACAGTCGCTGCAGCTCATCTGGCCTTCAAGGACCTTGTGATGGAATGGTTTTGAGAACTGAGCCTTTGTTTCGGTGTGGCATCCAATGCAAAGCTGGGGTTCGTTGGACTTTAGCATTGCTCGGTTTGCAAGATTGGGCCGTTGAGCGGCTGCATCACCGATATTGGTTATCGACCCTGCTTTGAAATCGCCAAACTTAGAGCCGTGTGCTGAATGGCAATCGGTGCATCCGACGTTATTTCGCCAGTGTTCGCCTCTACGAAAATTGTTGTGGTTCTCCTTACCCGCGTGGCAGGCCAAGCAAGATTCGGAAACGGCCTTGGCGTCCATTTCTTTAAAGATCTTTATTTTTGTCTTATCGCCGCCGCCATCCACATGTTCCTTACCAGGCCCGTGACAGGATTCGCAGCCGACCACTTTGTTTTTCCAGTCCGGAAGTTCTCCGAGTTTGCCATGAGTTGTTTGGGCAACGTCGTTGAATTGAGACTCATGACACGCCTTACAGGTTTCACTGCCAACGTAATTGTCGTCTTTACCATACCCTTCGATGAGTAGGGTTTCACTCACGGCCGAAGCCGATGTGCCGGCTACCGGCGAGGTCAATCCGACAACGAACCAAACCGAAAGAAACAGAACGAAGCCGACCAGTAAGACAAGTTTAAAGTTTTTTGCTGAAGCCATATGAATTGCCTCCCCAAGTACTTGGTCTGCCGTAAGGAATTGCTATGCGGAGATCCGCGAGAACGTTAACATCAGTCGAACTGCCCAACTGTGATAAGTGTCACAGAAACACGGAAAATCGCACCTTTTTATTGATCTCGGGCCCGTCTTTGGCGGAGTTGGAGGCCGATACCGAGAATACGGATCAGCCGGGAGCGTGGCACTTCCTCGTTTCGCAGGAATTTATCAAAGTCGTCTCGCTCGATCCGTTCGACCTGGCAGGTCGAAACGGCCCGAACACTGTAGGTATAACCGACTTCGGCGAACATTTCGGTAATACCGAAAACCTCATGCGGATCAGCGTAGCGCACCAGTACGTTTTCGTTCTTTTGTGTGTCGGAAACCAGCACTGCCCTTCCTTCGCAAAGAATGCTGACCGATGATGGGATATGGCCTTTTTCGACAAGCAGTTCGCCTGCCTTGATCTCGCGAATTAAACGGATCATCTGCAAGGCCTTCCGGGTTCGTGACGAGAGGTCGCGAAACAACCCTTCGTCATTTATTCTGGTGCCCGATACTTCGGCTGGATTTATTACGTATTCTGGATAGATTGGCCTCACCCCCACTGACTCCGCGGGTCAGGCCAAGAATGTCACTGATGCGACCTAGAGATAGGATTTGAGTCACATTCGGCTGTGACGGCCATCACAACTTTGCCCGAGATCCTCTTGGCCGGCCGATCATCGCCTCAAGAGCCTTTGTGTCGTGAATGTGCAGATCAGAACCTTTAAGAGTTATCAGGTTGCGCTCACGGAAGTCTTTTAGCAGACGAGTCACGGTTTCACGCGACGTGCCGATCATCTCAGCGACCTCTTCGTGGGTGAATGGCATCTTGATCCGAACAGGTCCGTGCGGTCGGCCGTTGCCATTGCCATTGCCATTGCCGTCACCATTGCCGCTCCATTCGAGCATCAACAGTGCAAGTTTGTCGGACACCGAGTTTGATAACCCGAAAGACCGTATCTGGTTATATGCATCGTGATACTGGCTGCAAAGATGTTTCACCGCATTCATCGCGACGTCTGAACGCTGCATCAGCCGCATGAAATCAGATCGGCGGACGTAATTGACCTGACATGGCTCGATCACCTCAGCAGAAACCTCGTAGTTGCCGCCCGAGACGATCGCGCTAAGCCCAAGCAATTCGCCGGCGGCCGCAATGTGAAGTATCACTACCTTTCCGTCCCTTGAGCATGTAAAGAGTTTTACGCGTCCCTGACACAGCATAAAAACGCCATTCGCGGGCTGTCCTTCGATAAAGAGCATACTCCCGGGAGCATATGTGTTGGTTATTTTTACTTCTTCGAAGGCTCGTAGGCTATCCGGCTCTAATCCGCAGTAAAAACTCTCGGTCGGCAGGCAGCATTCGACGCATTTATTCTGGATCTTTAGGTGATTCGGACTCATTGATTTTGCTCCAACGTCG
The DNA window shown above is from Chloracidobacterium sp. and carries:
- a CDS encoding NapC/NirT family cytochrome c; protein product: MSEEELTENKELPSEKKAVPSLFRNFISFAGFAIVTAALTSIALLFLIEISGTSDNPYTVLVTYILLPSVMLFGLAVAGIGALLERRRRLRSPGMDITPYPIIDLNDPARRRSLLAFIAGTFFFLFISAFGSYRAFEYTESVSFCGQQCHTVMKPEFVAFQASPHSSIKCVDCHVGGGPEAYVRSKLNGMRQLYGVAFNSFDRPIHTPIKNMRLAEETCAKCHRPEMYYGDQLKVFNHYGFDEKNSLRQIRMMIKVGGGTAERGPTGGIHWHMNLDNEITYIATDDKRQNIPWVRMKTANGEVVEYLAENANFTSQQIEQATKKRMDCIDCHNRPTHIYLSPNKAVDQALAAARIDQSLPFIKAKAVEVLSKAYNTNDEAVAAINADLAEYYRTSHPDVYASRRGVVDGAIAEIARIYQTYFFPEMKTNWSSHIDNIGHFNAQGCFRCHDGQHKSKEGKVIRNDCAICHTTLDQTFAGQTFTPPNGMFKHPVDLGDRNTWQCAACHTGDSSFKHPLNLGDISRFQCAECHKGESFKVAR
- a CDS encoding cytochrome C — its product is MASAKNFKLVLLVGFVLFLSVWFVVGLTSPVAGTSASAVSETLLIEGYGKDDNYVGSETCKACHESQFNDVAQTTHGKLGELPDWKNKVVGCESCHGPGKEHVDGGGDKTKIKIFKEMDAKAVSESCLACHAGKENHNNFRRGEHWRNNVGCTDCHSAHGSKFGDFKAGSITNIGDAAAQRPNLANRAMLKSNEPQLCIGCHTETKAQFSKPFHHKVLEGQMSCSDCHNPHGGFESKQTRATFGADNACVRCHTNKQGPFVFEHAPLTLEGCSACHTPHGASNPKMLKRNSVRQLCLECHSSITEQLAPDTPSFHNQAVVRYQNCTICHVAIHGSNTNKDFFR
- a CDS encoding cyclic nucleotide-binding domain-containing protein, which codes for MRPIYPEYVINPAEVSGTRINDEGLFRDLSSRTRKALQMIRLIREIKAGELLVEKGHIPSSVSILCEGRAVLVSDTQKNENVLVRYADPHEVFGITEMFAEVGYTYSVRAVSTCQVERIERDDFDKFLRNEEVPRSRLIRILGIGLQLRQRRARDQ
- a CDS encoding Crp/Fnr family transcriptional regulator, with product MSPNHLKIQNKCVECCLPTESFYCGLEPDSLRAFEEVKITNTYAPGSMLFIEGQPANGVFMLCQGRVKLFTCSRDGKVVILHIAAAGELLGLSAIVSGGNYEVSAEVIEPCQVNYVRRSDFMRLMQRSDVAMNAVKHLCSQYHDAYNQIRSFGLSNSVSDKLALLMLEWSGNGDGNGNGNGNGRPHGPVRIKMPFTHEEVAEMIGTSRETVTRLLKDFRERNLITLKGSDLHIHDTKALEAMIGRPRGSRAKL